The Anaeromyxobacter sp. Fw109-5 genomic interval CGCGGCACCTGTGACCCCCGCACCTGCATCCAGGCCGGCGATCCCGCGACCCAGGCCGCGCTGTGCTGCTCGAAGACGCTCGCGGGCGGCGTCTGCCAGCCGCTCGGCTCCGACGGCACCAAGTACGCGTGCACGACGCTGGGTGAATCCTGCGGCTCGAGCGACGCCTGCTGCTCGCGCAACTGCCAGGGGGGCACCTGCGTCCCCGCCTCCTACTGCAACGCGCCTGGCGACATCTGCCTGCGCCCGCAGGACTGCTGCTCCGGGCTCTGCACCGCCGACGGCGACGGCTCCCCCGGTCGCTGCAAGGCGCCGGACGGCGGCTGCACGCAGGACGGCGTGCCGTGCACGAACGACTCGAACTGCTGCACCCGCAAGTGCGTGGACCTCGGCAGCGGCACCAAGGTCTGCCAGCCGGCGGGCGGCTGCCGGATGACGGGCTCGTTCTGCGACAGCACCGACGCGTGCTGCGGCGGCACGAACGAGGCGTCTCCGGGGACGAAGGAGAGCACCTACGGCGTGTTCTGCGACGGCCCGTCCGCCAGCGACACGGCGCCCGAGTTCGACCCGAGCTCGAAGAACGATCGCACCTGCTCGAACGGGCAGAGCTGCAACCCGCCGGGCAACATCTGCGGCGCGTTCGGCGACAACGCCTCCCAGAACTGCTGCGTCCCCGGCGACTTCAACGGCAGCGGCAAGATCGTCTGCAAGCTCGACACGAACAAGATCCCCCGCTGCTTCGGTTCCGGGCCCGGCGGCGGTACCGGCACCAAGTGCCCCACCGGCTACGACTGGTCGAAGCCCGAGTGCTGCAAGCCCATCGGCGAGGTCTGCCAGATCCGCGAGCAGTGCTGCGACCTCGCGCCGTGCGTGCCCGACGGCGAGGGCGTGCTCCGCTGCGGCGGCGGGGCCGGCGGTCCGGCCTGCAGCCCGCGCGGCACCCCGTGCACGGGGACCTCGGACACGAGCTGCTGCGAGGGCACGACGTGCAAGCTCATCGCCGAGGCGGGCTACTTCTGCGCCGACTCGCAGGGCGGCGCCGGCGACTGCGTGACGAACGGCGGCGCGTGCACCGGCCCCGGCCAGTGCTGCGCCGGCGCCTGTGACCAGGGCACCTGCCGCGTGTGCCAGGCCGAGGCCGCGAGCTGCACCGTGGACGCCGACTGCTGCAGCGGGCTCTCCTGCGACATCGAGCCCGGCGCCACCGCCGGCGCCTGCAAGGCGCCGACCTCCGGGCCGACCTGCTCCGAGTCCGGCCAGGCGTGCACGGCGACCTCGCCCTGCTGCAACGTGAACGAGGAGTGCGTCGAGGGCACCTGCGCCCCGCCGCCTCCGCTCTGCGGTGGGCTGACGCAGAGCTGCCAGACCCAGCCGTGCTGCGAGGGGCTCACCTGCGATTCGACCACGAAGGTGTGCGGCGAGCTCGCGTGCGCCGCCACCGGCACCTCGTGCACCACGCAGAACCCGCTCTGCTGCGAGTCGGGGGCCTCCTGTCGCGCGGCGGGGAACCCGTCGCAGGAATGCACGGACGGCGCGAGCTGCGCCTGCGTGAACCTGTCCGTCTGCGCCGAGCCCGCGGCCCCCTGCGCTCCGACGCAGACGTGCTGCGACGTGAGGCAGTACTGCGCGGAGAGCTCCTCGGTCCAGCCGTGCACCGGGAGCAGCGCGAGCTGCGTCTGCAAGTCGCAGTCGGCGGGCTAGCGCCGCCGCGGATCACCCTCGCATCGAACGGCCGCTCGCGCTCGCGCGGGCGGCCGTGCTGCTTCCGGGCCGGGAACGCGAAGGCCGCTCGCGCAGGCGAGCGGCCGCCGGGTCCGCGCGCTGGACGCGAGGGTCAGCTCTCGGGCGTCTCTCCCCCGAGCCCCTCGTCCTCGCCGACGCCCTGGAGGTCGAGCGCGATGGCGAGGAGGTACAGGGCGAGCGAGGAGGTCCCGAAGAGCTGGCCGAGGCTCATGGCGAGCACGAGCAGCAGCGGCGATGGCCAGAAGAGTCCCGCCACCATGAGCCCGAGCGCGATCAGCGTGAGGACCGCGGAGACGAGGACCAGGCGGCGGACGGTGATCCGGGAGAGACCGATCACGGCGCTACTCCTTCCTCTCGCCGCCGGCGGACGCCGTCGGCGCGCGGCCGTTGCCGCCGTGGTTGAAAGAGCGCGGGTGGACCTGCGCGCCGCCGTGGCAGTCGACGCAGCTGGCGTCGCCGGCGCGGAGCTCCTCGATCATCCCGCCGTGCTCCTCGCGCGCGAGCCAGCTCGGCGCGGTGGTCGAGTGGCAGCGGGTGCAGCTCCCGTTCTTGAACGGCTTGTACAGGTGGATGCGGGGCCCACCCTCTCCGTACTCCCCCGAGTCCGCGTACGCGGTGATGTAGTAGTAGAGGTGCTTGAGCCCGTTCACCTTCGTGGTCATCGCGCCGAAGAGCTGGTAGTCGGCGTGGCACGTGTAGCAGCTCTCACCGCCGAAGCTGGAGTTCCGGCTGTGGATCGCGGCGAGGCTGTTCGACTTCGGGTCCGCCGCGTCCTCGGTGTAGGGCAGCATGACGTGGCAGGAGCTGCAGAACTCCCGCTTCAGCGTGTACTCGAAGCCCGCCACGTTCCCGGTGAGCGCGACGCCGATGGGCATCACGCCGAGCCCGAACAGCAGCATGACCTTCGTGATGCGCCCGAGCGGCGGGCGCTTCACCAGGTACCAGACGATGATGACGGCCGAGATCGCGGCCGCGACGACCGCCGTGACCTTGAGCAGCTGCTCGAGCGAGTGAATGTCTTGCACGGGATGCCTTGCTAGCATGTAGGAGGGGGTCGTTCAAGGCGGAACCGCGACATTACGCCGCACTTGGAACCGCCCTCTCCGGCCGGGCAGCGGCGAGCGGCGGGTCGGCCGAAGATCGCCGACCACCGCGAACTGCCTTGCCTTTCCGCCCCGCCTGCACTAGATACGGCGGCTCGCGAGCGCGGTTAGCTCAGCTGGATAGAGCGTCGGCCTCCGGAGCCGAAGGCCACAGGTTCGAATCCTGTACCGCGCGCCACTCCCGACGGCCGGTCACCTCCTGGTGGCCGGCCGTCTCTTTTTTCGCGGGTCCCGGGACCCGGGTGGCGGCGGCGCAGGAAACGACGAGGGCCGGCCCGGGTTGCCCGGGCCGGCCCTCCGTACCGAACGATCGCCGAGCGCCGGTCAGGCCACGGCGGCCTCACGCTGCTGCCGGGCGTGCGCGTACCAGCCCCAGCCGACGAAGGCGGCCTCGGCGAGCGCCACCAGGATCATCCACTTCACCACCGGCGAGTCGCCCATGCCGTAGGAGTGGAGGCCCGTACCGAGCACGTAGTTCACGCCCAGGTACGTCATGAGGATGGTCTGGAAGGCCACGATCGACAGGGCCGCCACGCCGAACTGGCCGATGAGCTTGTCGAACCGGCCGTGGACGATCGCCATGTACGCGAGGAACGCGACGAGCGACCAGACCTCCTTCGGATCCCAGCCCCAGTACCGGCCCCACGAGGACGCCGCCCAGATGGACCCGGTGAGGATGCCCGCGATGAGGAGGATGTTGCCGACCAGCATGTACCAGTAGTTCAGGTCGGCCATGCGGTTGGTCAGGTCCGTCCGGCGCGGCGCGAACATCGTGAAGCCGATCTGCATGTGCGCGATCACGACGCCGAGCGCGAGGACCGAGTAGCCGACCATGATGATCGGCACGTGGATCGCGAGCCAGGGCGTGCCCGAGAGCACGGGCGGCATGGGGTGGATGAACCGGTCGATGGGCAGGAGGTCCGTGAGCGCCATGGTGAGCGCCGCCATCGCGTTCGCGTTCAGGACGACGAGGCGGTTGCGCAGCACCGGGAGGGCCACCACCGCGAAGAGGCCGACGCCCCACGCGAGGAAGAGCAGCGACTCGTACATGTTCGACGCCGGGATCCGGCCGGCGACGGCCCAGCGCATCGCGATGCCCCAGCTCATCACCCCGAATCCGCCGAGGAGGCCTGCGAAGGCGAGGACGTCGAGGAGCCTCGACCTGCGGCTCCAGGCCACGAGGGACAGGACGAGGGCGCCGAGGAGCACGATCCAGGCGACGCGCGTCGCGCGCACCTTCTTGTAGAGGATCTCGCGGTCGATGGCGGCGGGGCTCGGCCAGCCCTCGAGCCGCGGGCCGGTGGAGAGCGCGACGAGATCATCGACGCTGCCCATCGGCTGAGGGACGCCCCAGCGCGCCCGCGGCTGACCGGCCACGGGGATGGCGCGGAGCTTCTCCCGCTCCAGGAAGCCCTGCATCCAGACCAGCCGGCCCTCGAGCTTCTCCGCCTCGCTGAGGACGCCGGTCCGCGGGCGATCCTGCGCCGCCGCCTGCCGCGCCTGCTGCATCAGCCCGAGCACCCGCTGGCTCGAGACCAGCTGCGAGAACGACGCGTACTTCGTGCCGCTGGGGAGCCCGACCGCGACCGCGAGCTCGGGGCTGCCGAGCTCGACCAGCGGCGTGTTGGAGGCGCGCATCGGGTCGAAGAGCCACTGCGCGACGGTGACGACCGGATCTTCGCCGTTCCAGGAGTACTTCCCCGTCACGTTCCAGACCGCCTCGCGGGCGAGCGTGTCGAGCGGCATGGAGCGGCCGTCGTGCTGCACCGGCAGCCGGCGCATCGCGTCCACCTTCGCCCAGCCGTCCAGGGCCGCCGGAGCCTGCGCGGACGCGACGCCCGCGAACAGCGCCAGCGCCACCGCCGCGGCGGCCTTGCCCGCCCGGCCCGCGGGGCGAGGCCCGCCGGCCTCGCCGCCGTCCAGCATGCGCTCGAGCTCGGCGCGCTTGCGCGCCTCGACCATGCGCGTGCCGAGCACCACGATCATGCCCAGCACGAGGAACGTGTAGCCCACGAACACGATCGTCTGCCCGGGGTCCTTGGAGACGGAGAGGATCGTCGCCTCGCGGCGGATCTCGTTGGTCTGCGGGTCGCGGTCCTGCTGGTAGCTCGACTGGAACAGGCTGTACCCGCGGTAGTGCAGCGGGTGGTTCATGTAGATCTCGGTCGCGAACGTCTCGCCCGTCTCGCCGTCGGTGACCTGGACGCGGCTGCGGAACTGCGACGGCCGCATCGTGCCCGGGTAGTTCTCCACCTCGAAGTCGTCGAGCTTCACCGTGAACGGGAGCTTGTGAGGCGCGCCGGGCTGCCCGGCCTCGTCGAACACGGCGATCTCGCCGCCGCTGTTCCCTTCCCAGAGGCCGAGCTGCCCCTCGGTCTTGAGGAAGTACGTGAGCCCCGCCCCGATGAAGATGACGATCATCGAGGCGTGGGTGAGGACGTAGCCGATGCGGTTCTTGCCCCACGGCGCGAGGGACAGGATCGACGCGGTGACGTTCACCGCGAAGAGCCCCTGCAGCGCGAGGAACCACCAGGCGTAGTACACGGTCTGCTGAGCCACGGGCGCGCCCCTGGACGACTCGATGATCGTCCCCGCCGCGAGCCCGACGAGCAGCAGCACGAGCAGGATCACGGCGAGCTTCAGGGAAGCGAGCTGGTTGAGGAGCCTCTTCATCGACGCAAACCTCCGAACGATCCGGCGACGCGCCGGACCTCCCGCCGTGGGCGGGCACCCGTGGACGGCACCCCTGGAGCGGGGAGCCGAGGACGTCCGCTTGCGCGAGCCGCGGGGTCCGCAGCGCGCACTTGCCATCTTCGGGCCACCCGCAGAACGTCGCGTTCAGCGTGAATAATCCGGGCAGGAATCGCCCGGAGAGCGTTCGCTCGCTGCGGCGAGCCGTCGCGAGCCCTGCGCCGCGAACGCGAGGCCTCGCTCGGGATCTCGCGGTCTTGCGTGAGATCAGCCCTGGGAGCCCCCAGGACGGCCGAGCAGAGCTGGCGCGCGCCCGGAGGCGCTTCCGGGGCTCCTCCGCCGAACCCGCCGGCTGCGCTGATGCGCTGCGTCGGCGGGTTTCCGAGGGCCCAGCGCACGATCTGCGCGGCCACACCCGCCGTTCGCCCTCGGCGCGCCGGAAGCGCCGCTCGAGAGCGCGGCCCCCCTGCCCTCCCACGCGGCGGGAGCGAAGGGAGGGAGGACTCCGGCAGCGCGGGAGGACAGGAGGCCGGCACGCGGGAGCAGCACGGCCCGGAGGCGGAGCCGCTCGCGCGCCCGGGTAAGGGAGACCGCCCGCGAGGCCGTCGCGCTGAGGTGCGCGCGGCCCGCAGGATCACGGCGTCCGGTACCGCGGGGTTCCCGTCTAGCTTGGGGATCGCGGACGAGGTCCGCCACCGGCACGACGCGGACCGCGTCGCTGGTGGCCGGGGAGCTCGTCGCGTGCTGCGGGTGGGGGGGGCGGCGCGTGCGCCGGATGCCGGCGCAGCGCCGCCCGCCACGATGACTACAGGAGCCCCGGCTTGCCCTGCTTCCAGCGCTCGAACTCGGTGGTGAGCAGGGCGACGTGCTCCCGCTCCTCCGCGGCGAGCTCCTTGTAGAGCTGGCGCTCGGCCGACCCGGGCGCGGTCTTCTCGGCGCGCTCGTCGAAGAACTTCACCGCGCGCTCCTCGAACGCGATCGCGATCCGGAACAGGTTCGCCGGGTCCTCGGGGCGGCTCGCGATGCCCGCGTAGACCGCGGCGCGCTCCACCTTGAAGTCCGCCGACGGCGCCGGCACCTCCGCGTGGTAGCGGCGGGAGAGCGTCGCCATGTGCTCCTGCTCCATGACGGCGAACTTCCCGAACAGCTCCTTCAGCACCGGGTCCGACGTCTCCTTGGCAGCCCGGCCGTAGAACGCCATGCCGCCGAGCTCGATCTCGAAGGCGACGCGGATGGCGTCCTGCGCCGCGGCGTCCTCGACCCTGCCGCGCTCCAGGGCGGCGAGCTTGCCGCCGCACGCGGGGCACATGCCGTACGGGAAGGCGAAGCCCTCGCTCACCTTGCCGCAGTCGTCGCAGCGCCACTGGAGCGTCGAGCCGGCGCAGCAGACGTACGCCTCGTCGCCCTCCACGGGCCGGTGGCACTTCGGGCAGGTGGCCCCGGGGGTCTCGAACGCCCCGGCGACGGCGGAGGCGCCGGCGAAGCGCGCGGTCTCCGGGAGCGGCGTCGGCGGCTGGAACGCCGCGATGTCCTCCTTGCTGAGCGGCCACTTCTTGCCGGTGGAGAGGTACGTCGCGATCGACCTCGCCGCGCGGCGGCCCGCGCCCATCGCGAGGATCACCGTCGCGCCGCCGGTGACGATGTCACCGCCCGCGAACACGCCCGGGAGGTTCGTCGTCTGCGTCGAGTCGAGCTGGCCGTCGTCCGCGGCGATGTTGCCCCACTTGTTGAGCGCGAGGCCCGGCGTGGACTGCGTGACGATGGGGTTCGCCTTGGTCCCGAGGGCGACGATGACGGTGTCGCAGTCGAGGTCCTTGAACTTGCCCGTGGGCATCGGCTTGCGGCGCCCCTTCTCGTCCGGATCGCCGAGGACCATCTCCTCGACCTTCATGCCCTTCACGTTGCCGTCGGCGTCCGCGTAGACCTCCACCGGCGCGTGGAGGAAGAAGAACTCGATGCCCTCCTCCTTCGCGTGGCGGATCTCCTCGATGCGGGCCGGCGCCTCCGCCTCGGTGCGGCGGTAGACGCAGCGGACGGTCGGCGCGCCGAGCCGCTTCGCGACGCGCAGGCAGTCCATGGCGGTGTTGCCGGCGCCGATGACGGCGACGCTCTTGCCGAGGGTGATGGGCGTGTCCTTGAACGGGAACACGTTGCCGCCCATCAGGTTCACGCGGGTGAGGAACTCGTTCGCCGAGTAGACCTGGCTCGCGGACTCGCCGGGGATGTTCATGAACGCCGGCGCGCCCGCGCCGACCCCGAGGAACACCGCGTCGTAGCCCTTCTCCATGAGCTGCGGGACGGTGAAGGTCTTGCCGATGACCTTGTTGGTCTCGATCTTC includes:
- a CDS encoding NapC/NirT family cytochrome c; amino-acid sequence: MQDIHSLEQLLKVTAVVAAAISAVIIVWYLVKRPPLGRITKVMLLFGLGVMPIGVALTGNVAGFEYTLKREFCSSCHVMLPYTEDAADPKSNSLAAIHSRNSSFGGESCYTCHADYQLFGAMTTKVNGLKHLYYYITAYADSGEYGEGGPRIHLYKPFKNGSCTRCHSTTAPSWLAREEHGGMIEELRAGDASCVDCHGGAQVHPRSFNHGGNGRAPTASAGGERKE
- the ccsA gene encoding cytochrome c biogenesis protein CcsA, translated to MKRLLNQLASLKLAVILLVLLLVGLAAGTIIESSRGAPVAQQTVYYAWWFLALQGLFAVNVTASILSLAPWGKNRIGYVLTHASMIVIFIGAGLTYFLKTEGQLGLWEGNSGGEIAVFDEAGQPGAPHKLPFTVKLDDFEVENYPGTMRPSQFRSRVQVTDGETGETFATEIYMNHPLHYRGYSLFQSSYQQDRDPQTNEIRREATILSVSKDPGQTIVFVGYTFLVLGMIVVLGTRMVEARKRAELERMLDGGEAGGPRPAGRAGKAAAAVALALFAGVASAQAPAALDGWAKVDAMRRLPVQHDGRSMPLDTLAREAVWNVTGKYSWNGEDPVVTVAQWLFDPMRASNTPLVELGSPELAVAVGLPSGTKYASFSQLVSSQRVLGLMQQARQAAAQDRPRTGVLSEAEKLEGRLVWMQGFLEREKLRAIPVAGQPRARWGVPQPMGSVDDLVALSTGPRLEGWPSPAAIDREILYKKVRATRVAWIVLLGALVLSLVAWSRRSRLLDVLAFAGLLGGFGVMSWGIAMRWAVAGRIPASNMYESLLFLAWGVGLFAVVALPVLRNRLVVLNANAMAALTMALTDLLPIDRFIHPMPPVLSGTPWLAIHVPIIMVGYSVLALGVVIAHMQIGFTMFAPRRTDLTNRMADLNYWYMLVGNILLIAGILTGSIWAASSWGRYWGWDPKEVWSLVAFLAYMAIVHGRFDKLIGQFGVAALSIVAFQTILMTYLGVNYVLGTGLHSYGMGDSPVVKWMILVALAEAAFVGWGWYAHARQQREAAVA
- the gltA gene encoding NADPH-dependent glutamate synthase, which encodes MYKIVRREAFSDTTFLWEVEAPDVAASAEPGHFVMLRLREGGERIPLTVADYDRKAGTITMVVQTLGKTTREMMTDFKQGDSFIDFVGPLGLPQHIEKYGHVVLVGGGLGVAPVYPQLRSFKEAGNRTTGIIGFRNKDLVFWEDKFGKYCDDLVVCTDDGSYGKPGFVTAALKEILEKDRPDLVVAIGPLPMMNACVETTRPFGVKTMVSLNAIMVDGTGMCGSCRVTVGGKVAFACVEGPDFDGHKVDFKELLSRQKRFKSQEQRASEDYAHVCNLEKQLFEENKKNYRKIKDLLPKQTHMPERDALERSRNFKEVNLGYGLEDALQEAERCIQCAKPTCVSGCPVQIDIPGFIKHVVVRDFDGALEVIKQANAFPSICGRVCPQESQCEAQCVIAKKVESVGIGRLERFVGDNAKSKPVSPPRFAEKLGKVAICGSGPAGLAAAADLVKYGADVTVFEALHVVGGVLQYGIPPFRLPREIIDREVKQLVDQGVKIETNKVIGKTFTVPQLMEKGYDAVFLGVGAGAPAFMNIPGESASQVYSANEFLTRVNLMGGNVFPFKDTPITLGKSVAVIGAGNTAMDCLRVAKRLGAPTVRCVYRRTEAEAPARIEEIRHAKEEGIEFFFLHAPVEVYADADGNVKGMKVEEMVLGDPDEKGRRKPMPTGKFKDLDCDTVIVALGTKANPIVTQSTPGLALNKWGNIAADDGQLDSTQTTNLPGVFAGGDIVTGGATVILAMGAGRRAARSIATYLSTGKKWPLSKEDIAAFQPPTPLPETARFAGASAVAGAFETPGATCPKCHRPVEGDEAYVCCAGSTLQWRCDDCGKVSEGFAFPYGMCPACGGKLAALERGRVEDAAAQDAIRVAFEIELGGMAFYGRAAKETSDPVLKELFGKFAVMEQEHMATLSRRYHAEVPAPSADFKVERAAVYAGIASRPEDPANLFRIAIAFEERAVKFFDERAEKTAPGSAERQLYKELAAEEREHVALLTTEFERWKQGKPGLL